aaggacagacggatggaggagagagagagagagagagagagagagagagagagagagagagagagagagagcaaagcaagCGGAGGGAAAGCGCTGAGATGGTAGTGTGATCGGGCTGCTGGGATCCCTGCTTTCAGCCCCGAGATAGCGTTTGCTTGCTTTCGGAGAGCGCTGTGGGTTAATTTCAAGGAGCTTtattgtgtgtgggaggggacaATTGATTTCCTTCCCTGAAAGTTAACCCTTTCTTCACCCACCGCCTGGCTTGCAGCAAAGCAAGCGGGACAGGCTTGTTAGCCGTGGTTAGGAGCGGTgcctctccctgcttctgctgctgcctgcctctgaCATCAGCTGTTTGGGGCCCCTTCTTCGTGTCACTGAAAATGGCTCTGCGTGTCACTggtgacatgcgtgtcataggttcgccgtCAGggccatagtttaaccatgtgctttTTAAGAAGTGCTTCCTTTCGTCTGTCCTAAATCTTTCTTAGTTCGGATTTGTTGGATGATCTCAGTGGGTTTTACTCCTATGAGAAAGGGGAGAAAGGGGATAGAGAGAAGCTCTGCTTCCATACCACACTAGGCTTTATAATAACTCATATTGGTGCCTTGCTCATCTTTTTTTCTAAATTAGATCACCCCAATCCACAAACAAGCTTCTCAAAACATACCTTAATGAGGGCTAGAAATTTGACCCCTTAAAAGGAAGTAAAGAAATCAGGTAGTAAAAAAACCTTAGGATTCTCAGAATTTTGAATACACCCAGGTTTTtcaatgtgatttaaaaaaaaaacaattttcaaACAAAAAGAAAGCAGAGTGGAAATACCTCAATGCAGATATGGTGCATTCCTCCCTCCTTGTTTTTATTCAGGAAACCAGCGATTGGGCTTTTCTCCCCTAGTGGGTGCAGAAGCTCCAACTTTGTGTTGCCCAGGTCCACGAAGACTGTGTAGACGCCGTGTTCAGGAAGGGGTACCATTTTGCTCACCTGTGCCCCCAACACATCCCTGTACAAAGAGGTAGCTTTTTCTAAACTGGGCACTGCAATAGCCACATGGTTCAGTCGACCCAGTTTCCACAGAGACTTCTGAGCCAAGGAAGCAGCACCTGCCAACGTCCGCACTGTTGGAGCAGCTCTTTTTGGCAACCAATTGAGAAGCCCTGAAAAGAAGAGCGAGAGAAAGACTGAGAAAGGAACCACTTCTAATCACTTTGCATTAAGCAGGAAAACCAATTAAtacctttctctcttttccaggGCATCTCCCGCATGTCATTACATTAAGAGTTTATGTTGTAATTAGGTACCACACAACCCAAAATGGAAATAAGAAATCAGCAGAGGCTGAAGGGTCTCCCTGACATTAGTCCAGTAGACTTTCAGCCTTGATTCCCCTCAACCAAAGAAAGCTGGTGCAGTGGGGTGGACAGAGtatagcagggctggggaacccagagatctttgggctccaactcccaacagccccagccaacagggcTAACaaacagagatgatgggagttggagtccagcaatatccttCTTGTAAGGATTATAGCCagatgtgaagtgctttgaatgttCAAAGtattagatcatagaatcatagagttggaagagaccacaagggccatccagtccaaccccctgccaagcaggaaacaccaccaaagcattcctgacagatggctgtcaagcttccgcttaaagacctccaaagaaggagactccaccacactccttggaagcaaattccactgccgaacagctcttaccgttaggaagttcttcctaatgtttaggtggaatcttccttcttgtagtttgaatccattgctctgtgtccacttctctggagcagcagaaaacaacctttctccctcctctatatgacatccttttatatatttgaacatggctatcatatcaccccttaaccttatcttctccaggctaaacatacccagctccctaagctgttcctcataaggcatcgtttccaggcctttgaccattttggttgccctcctctggacatgttccagcttgtcagtatccttcttgaaccgtggtgcccagaactggacacagtactccaggtgaggtctgaccagagtggaatacagtggtactattacttcccttgatctagatgctatactcctattgatgcagcccagaattggatTGGCTTAGGATGTTAGGAAGTCTTATTATTCTTCAATACGGGAAAGGTATTTACCTTTAGTATTACTAGACACTGGAAATACATTTACCATCATTTTCAGGGTTTGTTATGCTGAAGGAACTGCTTGCACAACTGTGACGTCAAGCAGTTTCCTCCCAATATTCAGCAACTCCTTGCACCCAAGTTTGAGATTCCCAGGTGCAATACATCAGTCTACAGCTTTATGGGAGAAAACCTTTGGCATTTATCTTCCCAGCTGTTAAGCACACTGCAAAATGTCTTACATTGTCACTTTCGCTAATGTGTTAAAATGTGCTATGAACAGGCTTCTGCATTTTTCCATCCCCAAATTTAGTCTGTTGTGGTTATCACACTTCCTAGAACGCTCTTATTTCTGGAACCCATTGCAGACAGTGCAGCAGGCCTGCTTCATGCTGAGCTGTGGGGAAATGCCAAAGGGCAGAGTTTTCGCTCAACTTTCCAAGAACTACTGGATCGGTGTGGCATCCAGACTAATACAACTGGATGTCACTCTCCCTTCAGACTGGTACCATACATTCAGAGCAGCATCTAGCAGCTAAACATAacggattgttaaaccactctgggaattgtagctctgggagggggataTTTAAGTAGAACTTGACATTGGAGGGGGAGCCCCATCTgcatgatacatttaaagcagtatcatgccacttgaAGCAgttgtggcttctcccaaagaatcctgggaactgtagtttgttaaaggtgctgactCCCCAGGTCTCCTCCCAGAACTGCAATCCCCAGAGTTCCCCAGGGAACTCaccttcacccaaaaggaaagcagcgCCCAAATGATGCAAGGAGAAGCTGCAGCCCAAAGCAGGAAgaggtaagggaacacctagctactttaaatgaatttaaTCTCCatggcctgatgagctgcacccaagggtactaacggagcaagcttgttttcccctacTCCAGAGGGCAGAACTTGAATCAATGGgatcaaattacaagaaaggagattccgactaaacatcaggaaaaactttctgacagtataaCCTgtttggaatggactccctcaggaagtTGTGAACTCTGCTTCCGTGGAGCAaagcttgggtggccatctgtcatggttgctttagctgagattcctgcattgcaggggttggactagatgaccctcgggttcccttccaactctactctccaattctattattcaatGGTTGTTAAACAACCACTCTCGAAATTGTAGCTCGGGAGTGGGGGAGTAGGGggtgtctcttaacaactctgcatctctaacaaactacagctcccatatttCTTGGCGGGGAGCcagggctgtttaaagtggtatcacagcgCCTTAAATGCGTGGTGCGGACGTAGCCTTGGTCGGACCCAATGGAAGAGACCTTGCCTTCTCCAGGAGGCTGCAAAAAGAGGGACAAATCAAGGTGTGCAAAGCAAAGCTTCTCTCCAGGTACCCTCCCTCGTCGCCTGCAAAATgcagtctgcccccccccggggggtCTCAGCCTCGGAGCTCCGCCCcgcgccaccccctccccctgagccTAGGAACCCCTACCGTACCTGCTGTCAGGGGTCGCGAGAGGGCCGCCATCTTTGAACCTGGCACGCCCGGCAGAGCAGCTGTAACGGAGAACCTGCTTCCATGAAGCCAGAGCGAAGGCGAGAGAGCGCTGGCAACGGCACCGCCGCAGGCTCAGAAAGGTAAGGGAAGCGGCGCTCACGAAAAGATGGCGAGGCGGCCTTCGCCGGGGAGAGCGGCAGAAAGGAGCCGCCGCGCGGTCCTAGCGCAACCCTATTTTCTCATGGCTTTAGCTAAATACTGTGCTCCGTTTGACTAGACCTCTAGTCTGAGAAGCTCTAAAGTAAAAGCTAAATACAACATCCTTCCCTAGTTTGTGCCCaacatctggtgtgtgtgtgtgtgtgtgtgtgtgtgtgtgtgtgtgtgtgtgtttaatgagaAGCGTAAAGGATCAAACCTCCCTACAAGGTAGGCTCTACCTGACTGGCATCTGAGGCAGCACCACCAGCACCACTCAGTTGGGCTGGGTATTTTTTATGTGTACTTTATTtattgttatgttgtagttacgTGTAAGCTGCCTTGTTGAACTAcagaaggcagcatacaaataaaactgtagaaatccagaatgcagcagctagactggtgactgggagcggctgccgagaccatataacactggtcttgaaagacctacattggctcccaggacgtttccgagcacaattcaaagccctaaacagcaccagcccagtatacctgaaggagcatctccacctccatcgcccAGC
The Zootoca vivipara chromosome 14, rZooViv1.1, whole genome shotgun sequence DNA segment above includes these coding regions:
- the MCEE gene encoding methylmalonyl-CoA epimerase, mitochondrial isoform X1, yielding MAALSRPLTAASWRRQGLLNWLPKRAAPTVRTLAGAASLAQKSLWKLGRLNHVAIAVPSLEKATSLYRDVLGAQVSKMVPLPEHGVYTVFVDLGNTKLELLHPLGEKSPIAGFLNKNKEGGMHHICIEVNSITDAIAELKEKKIRVLSEEPRIGAHGKLVVFLHPKDCNGVLVELEQA
- the MCEE gene encoding methylmalonyl-CoA epimerase, mitochondrial isoform X2, with the translated sequence MAALSRPLTAGLLNWLPKRAAPTVRTLAGAASLAQKSLWKLGRLNHVAIAVPSLEKATSLYRDVLGAQVSKMVPLPEHGVYTVFVDLGNTKLELLHPLGEKSPIAGFLNKNKEGGMHHICIEVNSITDAIAELKEKKIRVLSEEPRIGAHGKLVVFLHPKDCNGVLVELEQA